TTAGCTGGATAACAGTCCACCCCCGTAATAATGCCATGCCTGGTATCCACTGTCATCTCCGTCAGATAACCCAGCCCCTTTTTACGAGCCTGGTGGATATAACCACACTCTGGATCTGTCCGGCTTTTTAAAGATTCTTTCTCTTTTTTTACATTTTCCGGTTCTTTATAACCAGGCATGAATGAAAGCTCTGCTTCCAATTCTTCCATATATTTTACAGTGGAACGTTGGACCGTCTCAACCGCCTCATAGCGGCTTTCCCAGGACACATTGGACGGAAGGAATGAACCATCAGCAACACCAGTTTCTCCCGATACGATCCCAAGCTCTATACACTTCAGTACGATCTCATTAAAAATTTCCCGGAATATGCCGGCCTCTTGAAAACGTCTTTTTCTATTCTGGCTAAACGTTGAGTGATCCGGTACTCTATACATAAGATCAATTCCACAAAACCAGCGGTAAGCAAGGTTAAGAGATACTTCCTCTTCAAGTCTCCGCTCTGATTTGATCCCATAAAGATAACCAATCAGCAGCATTTTTATCAGAACAACAGGATCGATAGATTTTCTGCCAACATGGGAATAATAGGGGGCTGCCTTTTCGTATATAAAATCAAAATTTACACAGTTTTTAATCCGTCTCAGAAGATGATCTTCTGGGATCATAGAATCTATGTCAAGAATTACCATCTGGATTTGTCCGCTTTGTTTTCCCATCATAAATAACGACCTCTTGCAATTGATATAATAAGTATACCATACAGAAAGCCATTTCTCTCTAGTTTGTCAACAGGTCCAAAGTTTCACACTCTCGATTCATTCCCAGCACCATTTCTCATTATACAACCAATATTTCGACTCATTCTTAAAAATACAAGAAATACCAGACTTAATCTTATCTCTGAGTTCCAGTATCTTTGCCAGTTTTTTCAAATTCATGCACGCAAAGGTAAGCCCGGCTTTCATTTCCATCCGTGCTTTTCCTATGTATTGCGTATATCGAAAACCATGCTGCTCTTTGGCTGTTCCAAAGATTCTTTCTATGGTTTCTTTCCTCAGCTGATAAATTTGTTTATTTCCTAATCCGTGCCTGATATCTTCTGCTTTTTCCATATATTCTTCCCATACATGGCGCATGATCACTTTGGTATGTTCTTTGCTTTCCGTACATTGGGATATCTGCGGACAGTTTTCGCAAAATAGTCCACAGCTTTTATATTCTCGATACCCATCTCTGTTAGTGGTGTGATAGGTCAGGACTCTATTTTCAGGGCATATATAACAATCATAATACTCATCATAAGCGTACTCATATTTCTTGAAGAATCCATCTTTCGTCATTGGACGTTTATACGGCAATAAAGGTTTAATTCCATCTTCTAATAATAAATGCGCAATTGCTGGTGTTTTGTATCCGGCATCTGCAACGATCATTTCTGGTTGATATATCTTAAGTTTATCATACAGCGTTTTGAATGTTCTGCTGTTGTGTTCGTTCCCCGGATGTACACTATAGCCAAGAATCCATCCATGCTTATCACAAGCTGTTTCTACGGCATAAGCAAAAACATGTTTGTGTTCTCCTTTATGGAACCATCCGCTTTCTGGATCAGTGATACTGCATTTTTGTGTTTTTACATCCTTCGAAACGACTTCTTCTGCGGTTTCGGAATCAACACCCCCATTTCCAGACTGAGGAGGTTTGGGCGGTTTCTTATCTTTTAACGGCTTTTTGTCATGCGCAATCCGGTCTTTCTCAATCTCTTTATTTAATTCTTCTTCGTACCAGAGTGTCTGTTCACGGGCAACTCGTTTTCTCATTTTTTTACTGTTGGCACATGCTTTTACATGCGTTGCATCCACAAATATCTGCTCTGTGTCAACAAGTTTATATTTCATACAGTCTTCAAGAATCTTCGAAAAGATCTGCTCAAAAAGATCCGTATCTTTAAATCGGCGGGTATAGTTTTTTCCAAATGTTGAAAAATGCGGGACCGGATCCAGCATATCTAATCCAAGAAACCAGCGGTAAGCAACATTGACTTCGATCTCTTTCATTGTCTGTCTCATACTTTTGATTCCATAGAGATATTGAATCATAGGTATTTTTATCAGCATCAACGGATCCATGCTTGGACGACCATTATCTAAACAATATTTATCTTCAACCAGGTCATAGATAAATGTCCAGTCAATTGCTTTATCAATCAGACGAAGCATATGGTTTTGAGGAACCATGTCATCCATGCAAAACATAAGCATTTGTTCTCTTTTTTTATCTGTATTTTTAGCCATCATAAAAAACACCGCCTTTTGATATTTATTATACCAGAAAAACGGTTCTAAAAGTAGAAAAGCCCAGCAATTGCTGGACTTTGTCTACAGTCTGACGGCGGACAATTATGTCCGCCGTAAAATTATGTCTGTTTTGTTAAAAAGTCTGATAGCTGTTGTCCAAGAAAGAAACCAACCTGTGGATATAACTCTTGGATTTCCTGATATTTTGCTTTAATCATTTCTGGTTCATCAGCCCAGATCTTTTCATATATTTTGAAAGCTCTTTTAAAATGTGTTTTGGCTTGCGGAAGATTTGGCGGTCATCAGATAAATGGTTCCAAGGGTTTCCTGTACTTTGGCATAATCCAGACAGTGATCGGAATGGTATTCCTTGATGATGCCGGATAATTTTTGCAATTCGGAGATTCCTCTTTCGGGTTTCTGCTGTTCTGTCAGGAACATTGCATAATTGGCAATCTGAGGTATGCTGTCATTTATATGAAGCAGGTTAAATTGGTCAAGCAGTGAGATACTTTTTTCCATGTGTTCTCTTGCAAGATCGGGATGACCGTTCATGCGGTAAAGTCCACCGAGATTGGCATGAAGGTTGGAAACAAGGCGAGCATTGTCAACAGTAATAGTTTCTATCTGGGCAAGTGCATCTTTTTCCAGTTTTATTGCTTTTTCAGGTTTGGTTTCAAGAGTTGCCTGAAAATCCAGTAATAATGCCCGGTCAGAGTCGTTGCCAATACTTTTTGTTTTTAATAGACATTTCAATTCCTGAATGATTCCATTCATACCTTTGTGGTAGTTATAGTTATCCATGTATGGAAATGCATTTTCCAGAAAAAGCAGATACTTTGGTATATCATCCTTTTCAATCAATTCTATGATATTTCCGATTGTTTGAAACAGTTTCTTGTAATAATCAACTTCCATTCCATGGATCATATAACAGACTTTTACATTATTACATCTAATAATAGAATTTTTAAGAGCCTCAAGGCAAGAATCAAGGGTATGTTCGAACCTATATTAATACAGTCGCCAGTAGTGATGCCAATGAAGGACGGATTCAAGGCAAACTGCGAATACTTTAAATTAGGTTTTCTAGATAAAACCTCTGTTGCCCTTGGCAGACAGTTCCGAGAACTGCTTCCGGTGCTCTGGATGAAGGGAGGAGCCATTGGTAGGTGCCCGGCTCTTGAAAATGATGATCTCTCGAATATGCTGATCTTGCCGCAGAATAAGATGGCTGTTTTGATGGATGAGATATACTATTTTGAATTTGATGCGGAATTAAGACGTAATCCAGAGATCCAGACAATTTTCATTGTAACGGATTCAGAAACGGCATATCGGTCGATGATTCGTTCTTACGATGACAAAGACTGCTATCAGCTTTATAGAGATTATCTGGATAATTTCAGAATCAATACGGGGAGGTAAACATGAGAATAGAATTATTCCCTTTTCAGAAGAGAGCTCTTGCTGATATCCGCATGAAGACTGCGGAAGCAATGGGTAGCTATCACAGAACACATGCACCACAGGTGGTTTCTT
This window of the Mediterraneibacter butyricigenes genome carries:
- a CDS encoding IS1182 family transposase, which gives rise to MMAKNTDKKREQMLMFCMDDMVPQNHMLRLIDKAIDWTFIYDLVEDKYCLDNGRPSMDPLMLIKIPMIQYLYGIKSMRQTMKEIEVNVAYRWFLGLDMLDPVPHFSTFGKNYTRRFKDTDLFEQIFSKILEDCMKYKLVDTEQIFVDATHVKACANSKKMRKRVAREQTLWYEEELNKEIEKDRIAHDKKPLKDKKPPKPPQSGNGGVDSETAEEVVSKDVKTQKCSITDPESGWFHKGEHKHVFAYAVETACDKHGWILGYSVHPGNEHNSRTFKTLYDKLKIYQPEMIVADAGYKTPAIAHLLLEDGIKPLLPYKRPMTKDGFFKKYEYAYDEYYDCYICPENRVLTYHTTNRDGYREYKSCGLFCENCPQISQCTESKEHTKVIMRHVWEEYMEKAEDIRHGLGNKQIYQLRKETIERIFGTAKEQHGFRYTQYIGKARMEMKAGLTFACMNLKKLAKILELRDKIKSGISCIFKNESKYWLYNEKWCWE
- a CDS encoding transposase, giving the protein MMGKQSGQIQMVILDIDSMIPEDHLLRRIKNCVNFDFIYEKAAPYYSHVGRKSIDPVVLIKMLLIGYLYGIKSERRLEEEVSLNLAYRWFCGIDLMYRVPDHSTFSQNRKRRFQEAGIFREIFNEIVLKCIELGIVSGETGVADGSFLPSNVSWESRYEAVETVQRSTVKYMEELEAELSFMPGYKEPENVKKEKESLKSRTDPECGYIHQARKKGLGYLTEMTVDTRHGIITGVDCYPANQRESDIILDHLKGQSCKYQEIGLDGEYDIGAVHRGQELLGVQGYTAIREYQNNAMKKGFCYEDETDRFVCRQGEYLAFQKLIYKKSTQNYYRLYSRSKNNVKTARIFQPVPQISVQSESMRVLIIPLFIEIAKK